A genomic window from Atribacterota bacterium includes:
- a CDS encoding MFS transporter, whose product MSDINNNKKETNNKFNWNKLIILSLSSIILGLYRDGFSALFPFIQRDFSLSRAELGFYISSLYLVASIAGIFSGRLVDIKGAKWGMSTGIFFIGILLLIHAITPNYTIFLILAGFAGFALSLNAPAANKGIAEWFPIKWRGTATGIWSTSLPIGGLIAAVLLPNLGTAIGWRNTILVPALLSIICTVIILKYYQDNNIYDFSEKNQSKKEVSFWKGIGNLLNNLDFIAISIYGFFLGALTGAISSHFALFLFLDYGLSEGMAGFAFAAVQLGSILSRPGWGIMCDRLLKANKRKAFLYIGISFVFMSLILGIFLKNINPSLLVIFILSFLTGWTGRGWQGIYFASIPELVKEKQIGVAIGLSLLFLRVGMLLSPPVFGYIADIRGAYDLSWLILGFIIFITSIGQYLFYLKYKKPKIKKSKKKIQPVDI is encoded by the coding sequence ATGTCTGATATTAATAACAATAAAAAAGAAACAAACAATAAGTTTAATTGGAATAAATTAATCATCCTGTCTCTATCCTCAATAATCCTGGGATTATACAGGGATGGATTTTCTGCTCTCTTCCCTTTTATTCAAAGAGATTTTAGTCTCTCAAGAGCAGAATTAGGCTTCTATATATCTTCTCTTTATTTGGTTGCTTCAATTGCTGGAATATTCAGCGGCAGATTAGTTGATATCAAGGGAGCTAAATGGGGAATGAGTACCGGGATTTTTTTTATAGGTATTCTTCTTCTAATCCATGCTATAACTCCGAATTATACAATATTTCTTATTCTTGCAGGATTTGCAGGCTTTGCTTTAAGTTTGAACGCACCGGCTGCCAATAAAGGTATTGCAGAATGGTTTCCTATTAAATGGCGTGGCACTGCTACTGGTATATGGAGCACATCATTGCCAATAGGTGGACTAATTGCAGCAGTTTTATTGCCCAATTTAGGTACTGCTATTGGATGGCGTAATACAATTCTTGTTCCGGCTCTATTATCAATTATTTGTACGGTTATAATTTTAAAATACTACCAGGATAACAATATATATGATTTTTCAGAGAAGAATCAATCTAAGAAAGAAGTGTCTTTCTGGAAAGGGATTGGCAATTTATTAAATAACCTTGATTTTATTGCCATATCTATATATGGATTTTTTTTGGGAGCTCTTACCGGTGCCATTTCCAGCCATTTTGCCTTATTTTTATTTCTCGATTATGGCTTAAGTGAAGGTATGGCAGGTTTTGCATTTGCTGCTGTTCAACTTGGGAGTATTTTATCAAGGCCCGGCTGGGGAATAATGTGTGACAGGCTTTTGAAGGCAAATAAGAGAAAGGCATTTTTATATATTGGAATATCTTTTGTATTTATGTCTCTGATTTTAGGCATTTTTCTAAAAAATATTAACCCGTCTCTATTAGTAATATTTATTTTGTCTTTTTTAACAGGCTGGACAGGAAGAGGGTGGCAGGGAATATACTTTGCTTCTATCCCGGAACTGGTAAAAGAGAAACAGATTGGTGTTGCCATAGGCCTTTCATTGCTCTTTTTAAGAGTTGGCATGTTGTTATCCCCACCTGTATTTGGTTATATTGCAGATATCAGAGGAGCTTACGACCTCAGTTGGTTAATTTTAGGATTCATAATATTCATTACTTCAATCGGACAGTATCTATTTTATCTTAAATATAAAAAACCAAAGATAAAAAAAAGTAAAAAGAAGATTCAACCTGTTGATATTTAA
- a CDS encoding LysE family transporter codes for MILQIAVGPITFFIINIVIQRTLLDGFFAILGAALADYCYITLSIIGIAKLLENVRIKKTLGFISSLVLILFGFYIIIGALKTIQVNVGITNNLQDLTQSFICTFMLTLSNPLTIIFWTSIFTARSIEYSLNRKELIVFGFAAGLAVFLFLGTIVLIISIFKYSIPVAAVRLANILVGLILITYGLFRSIKNI; via the coding sequence TTGATTTTACAAATTGCTGTAGGACCAATTACTTTCTTTATAATTAATATAGTCATTCAAAGAACATTATTAGATGGATTTTTTGCTATTTTAGGGGCTGCCTTGGCTGATTATTGTTATATTACATTATCAATAATTGGAATTGCAAAATTATTAGAAAATGTGCGTATTAAAAAAACATTAGGTTTTATAAGTTCTCTTGTTCTTATTTTGTTTGGGTTTTATATTATAATAGGTGCATTAAAAACTATTCAGGTTAATGTTGGCATTACTAATAATTTACAAGATTTAACCCAGAGTTTTATCTGTACTTTTATGTTAACCCTCTCTAATCCCCTAACAATTATTTTTTGGACCAGTATTTTTACTGCACGTTCAATTGAATATTCTTTAAACAGAAAAGAGTTGATTGTTTTTGGTTTCGCGGCTGGTCTGGCAGTTTTTCTTTTTCTCGGGACAATTGTATTGATAATCTCCATTTTTAAATATTCTATACCTGTGGCAGCTGTTCGATTGGCAAATATTCTGGTAGGATTGATTTTAATTACTTATGGGTTATTTAGAAGTATAAAAAATATTTAA
- a CDS encoding ATP-dependent 6-phosphofructokinase: MNKNKKRRIAILTGGGDCPGINAVIRAITKKAILEHDMEVIGIKDGYEGLIHNQYRHLSYDDVSGILTLGGTILGTTNKANPFQYVVKEGKELKYKDFSSKVLKNIEELEIECLVCIGGDGTLWISHRFYQEGVPVIGVPKTIDNDIRGTDITFGFNTAVSIATEGIDRIHTTAQSHHRVMIIELMGRKAGWIALHSGIGGGGDVILIPEIPYQIEKIVNFINKRRATGRHFSIIVVAEGAKPEGGEEVIKRVVKESAEQVRLGGISFILGNQLEKMIESESRSVIMGHLQRGGTPTPFDRVLATRLGSRAVDLIIEKCYGQMVSVQGNHLEDYPLDEVAVGPRLVPADNELIKAGREIGVCFGN; the protein is encoded by the coding sequence ATGAATAAAAATAAAAAGAGAAGAATTGCCATTCTTACCGGAGGTGGTGATTGTCCGGGCATCAATGCAGTAATCCGAGCTATTACCAAAAAGGCAATTCTTGAGCATGATATGGAAGTTATTGGTATTAAAGATGGATATGAAGGATTGATACATAATCAATATCGCCACCTGAGCTATGATGATGTATCCGGTATCCTTACCCTGGGAGGAACTATCCTGGGAACAACCAATAAGGCTAATCCTTTTCAATATGTAGTTAAAGAAGGAAAGGAATTAAAATATAAAGACTTTTCCAGTAAAGTTTTAAAGAATATAGAAGAACTGGAAATTGAATGCCTTGTCTGTATTGGTGGTGATGGTACCCTGTGGATTTCACATCGTTTTTACCAGGAAGGAGTACCGGTCATCGGAGTACCAAAGACTATTGATAATGATATAAGGGGAACAGATATCACATTTGGATTTAATACTGCAGTTTCAATTGCCACAGAGGGAATAGATCGCATCCACACTACTGCCCAGTCACATCACCGGGTTATGATAATAGAACTAATGGGTCGCAAAGCCGGATGGATTGCTCTTCATTCCGGAATAGGCGGAGGAGGGGATGTGATTTTAATTCCTGAGATTCCTTATCAGATAGAAAAAATTGTGAATTTCATTAATAAGAGAAGAGCAACAGGACGTCACTTCAGTATCATTGTGGTTGCAGAAGGTGCCAAGCCGGAAGGAGGAGAAGAAGTAATTAAGAGGGTTGTAAAGGAAAGTGCTGAGCAGGTTCGTTTAGGCGGAATCAGCTTCATTTTAGGTAACCAGCTGGAAAAAATGATTGAATCAGAATCTCGATCTGTCATAATGGGACATTTACAGCGTGGTGGAACACCGACTCCCTTTGACCGGGTATTGGCAACCCGTTTAGGTTCCAGGGCAGTTGATTTAATTATAGAAAAATGTTATGGACAAATGGTGAGCGTTCAAGGTAATCATCTGGAAGATTATCCATTAGATGAGGTTGCTGTGGGACCTCGCCTTGTACCTGCTGATAATGAGTTGATTAAGGCAGGTAGGGAAATAGGAGTGTGTTTTGGAAATTAG